The genomic window TGCCTTTAGGGATTTATTTATCACAGGGCGTGGATATATGGCAAGAGCGGTGATTGTGGGAATGATGGTTTCAACTATTGGCGTTTTTAGTTACATTATGCTTGGACTTCCGCCTAAAATTATGTGGGCTGCGCCAAATGCAGTGATTGGCGGATTGCTCTTTGGCTTTGGTATTGTGATTGCAGGAGGGTGTGAATGTGGCTGGATGTATCGCGCAGTTGAGGGGCAGGTGCATTATTGGATTGTAGGTGTTGGTAATGTCATTGGCTCTACGCTTTTGGCAGCGACTTGGGATTATTATTCTGTGCCGCTTGCGACAAGCTTCCCTAAAATTAATCTTTTAGAATCCTTTGGTAATTATGGTGGCTTGGTGGTAAGCTATGTGTTGCTTTTTGCATTCCTTGCCTTTGTGCTGTTTCTTGAGCGGCGATATTTTGCCAAAAATAAACGATTTGAACGCGCATAAAGGAGGAGAATATGCAACAAGAAATTATCCCAAATTTTAGATTAGACTTGCAAGGCGAGCCTTGCCCTTATCCTGCGGTAAGAACTCTGGAGGTTTTGCCCGAGCTTAAAAGTGGCGAGATTTTGGAAGTGCTAAGTGATTGCCCACAAAGCATTAATAATATCCCCATTGATGCGAAAAATCACGGCTATGAAGTGTTAGGAGTAGAGCAGCTAGGAGCCACGATAAGGTATCTTATCAAGAAGCCTTAAAATATGCAGATTAAGATGTTTAAGCAAAATTATTTTATAATGCGACATTTTAAAACTTCGGGGGAGTAGCAATGGCAAGAAAGGCTTGTAATATAATTAAAGATTCTTACACACATAAGATTTCACAGAGTGAATCTACTAATCCCCCCCCCCTATTTTTATTGCTTATGTATTAAAGCCTAATTCCTCTTAATATTTTCGTTAAGTTATAAAGTAAATTTAAGAAAATAATCAAGGAGAGAAAATGAAAAAACAAATTATCTTTGGATTTGTGTTTTTAGCTTGTGTGGGGGCAGTTGCATTTGGAATAAAGGCATTAAGAGATTCTAAATCTCTTGTTTCTGAAAATGTAGAAAGTGTATTGCTCCAAGATACTCAAAACAATATTGCCACACTCAATAATGCCGATTCTATTTCTACTGGTGTATCTCAAAATCCAAATGAGACTTATATATTACCTCCTATAATCCCAGAAGTGCCACTTCCTGAAGGCTTGGAAGCCAAAGATTTTAAGTTTAACCAACAAGATAAACCTCATTTCAAGCACCCATACGACCCCGATAATTACACTTATGACTTTCCACTATTAGAGTTAAAAGATTCTCAAGGACATTCATTATTTGAACTTCCTGATAAACCCACTGAGATGATGATACCCGTCAATCAAAAAGATAATGAAATCATATATGCTACACCCTATTTTATCCTAAAAGAAAATACTTTAGATAAATCTTTTGGTGTAACACTCATAGGAAAGAATGAAAAAGCTATTTTAATGTTTGGGGAGATAGACCCAGAAGAAACTTGTTGCCAATTTTATTCTATACCCAATGGGCTAGAGTTCAGCGTTGATTTTGCAAAAGTTATAGGGGATTATTTTATTTTTTATGATTCACAAAGCAAACGCACAGCCATAGCAAGAATACTTTATGATGGTGAAAAGAAACTAGCTCATTGGTGGCTTTATAATCACGGCTATATTGAAGTTACTGAAGATTTTGAAATAAATGGTCTTTTGTTGTCAGATGATATTTTTAAGTCTGTATATTATGATGGTATTTATGGAGGACAAAATAAATCCGCAGAATCTGAAGAATCCGAAGTAATGTATATAGCTATTGACGACAAGGGTATCTTTCACCCAAAGGATAAATATGAGCTCTATTACCTTCTCACCTCTGAAAATATTGATTTTAAAAATATTGACACAAGCAACATTACAGATATGAGCTTTTTGTATGCCTTAGAATGCGAGCTTGATTATGATGATTTCTTCTCCTTTTGGGGGTGTATGCGAGATAAAAATGCACCAAGTTTCCAGCCTAGTGATTTTTCACATTTTGATGTCAGCAATGTTACCAATATGTCATATATGTTTGCAGGAGTAACTTGGGAGTTTGATGGACTTAATGAATGGGATACCTCTAAGGTAGAAAGTATGGAGGGTATGTTTGCGAATGCGAGCGCATTCAATGCACCTTTGGATAAATGGAATGTAAGTAATGTTAAAAATATGCAATTTATGTTTACAGGAGCAATAAGTTTTAATCAACCATTAAATGCGTGGAATGTCAGCAATGTAAAAAATATGAGCGAAATGTTTTGGAATGCAGAGAGTTTTAATCAACCTCTTAACCAATGGAATGTGGAAAATGTTGTAAATATGACATACATATTTAAAAATGCCTCTACCTTTAATCAAGACTTAAATATGTGGAAAGTCTCGCGTATGCTTGAAATGGAATATAATTGTGATTGTCTTGCGGAAGAAACTTTTAAGGGCACACCTTTAGAATCTCATTTGCCAAATTGGGTTTACAAGCTGACAGAGAAAGAACAAGCAAAGCTTGAAAGCATACCCAAGAAAGGAATTATATATTACCCACAAGATAAAGAGGAGCTTATTTTATTGTTGAGACAACCCATACGAATAGCTCTTGATCATATTGATACGAGTGCTATTACAGATATGGCAGGATTATTTTCTGAATATGTCTATTATCGTCATTCTGGTTGCCAAATACAAAAGTGGAATGTGAGTAATGTTAAAACAATGAGGGCTATGTTTAAAGATGTAAAATCATTGAATTGCGATTTGAGTGGGTGGGATATTTCTAATGTAGAGGATATGAGTGAGATGTTTGAAAACACTTCAATGTCTTTTTCGCTTGAACAATGGGGAGAGCAGCTAAAGAGCAATGTAAAACAAGAGGCGATGTTTAAAAATACACCTTTAGAATCTAATCTACCACAATGGTATAGAAAAAAGTAAATCTACCCTCAAAAAGGCGTATCAAAAATATCATTTCACACAAGAATTTTATGTCGCGTAGCATTTGATACGCACACACTTCAAATTTTTCCCACTAGCAAATGCACGCCACGCAATGCACTCACAAAGCAAGGCAAACCTACGAGTGAATATGACTACGCACTCAACAAACACAGCCTTAAGATTCTCTCCATATTGCTACATTTTTCTACATAAATATATTTTTTCTTATCAAACCTTTTGCTTTTAAGCAAAAATCGGGGGGGATAAAATTGAAATCGCGTTTAACGCAAAATTATCAACAAAGGTGGTTTCAATGAAAACAATCAAAAAATGTGTGCTAAGCTCTGCGGTAGCTTTAGCTCTTGCGAGTTCTGCTTCTTTTGCTGAAGAAAGTGGCGCATTTGTAGGTGTAGGTGTGGGCTATGGCGGCTCTCAAGTAAAATCTGGTGAAAAGATGAACCTTGATGGCATAAGCTATGAAATCATTGCTGGTTATAAGCAATTCTTTACTCCTAACTTTGGATTGCGCTATTATGCAAACTTTGCATATGCAGATGCAAGTGGAAAACCAAAAGACTCAAGTGAGAAAATCAAAGGCAATGTAATGGATTATGGTGTAAATGTTGATGCACTTTATAATTTTGTTACAGGTGGCACAGATTTTGGTGCATTCTTAGGACTTGGACTTGGTGCTAATACTTGGGGTGGCAAATCTTTCAAAGATGCAAAGATGGATAAGACAGGGTTTAACCTTGCACTTAATGTCGGTTTAAGAAGTGTGATTGCTCAACATCATAGTATGGAAATCGCTGCTCGTGTGCCTTTTATCGCTACGACATTGCAAGCAGCAGCAACAGGCACACCAAAAATGACAGGCTCACATACTTATAATGTAGGTGTAAGATATATTTTTAGTTTCTAAGATATAAATAAACCTCCAAAAATTAATGTCCTCACACACTCTGCCTAAAGAGTGTCAAAGGGCGGAGTAGATTCTATACTTAATGATAGAATCTACTTAACTGCCAGTTGTGGATATAGCCGTATATAGCTCCACTGCCATCAGTTACATTAGGTGGAAAATACACGACAGGCAGCCATATTGGTTTCTCTCTATCAAGCATAGCATTTATCCACTGCAAACGTTTTATGCCTCCACAAAGTTGCCCGCAATAGTCGTCTATATTGTTGTTATAGGTTGCTAGTAATATCCCACTCTCTCCGTATATATGTCCTTGACAAGCATCTTTAAAAGTAAGCGGTGGATTTGCGACACAATCCTTTTGTAAAGTGCAATCTATACGATAGGAATCTTTATATTCATCATATATAATAAGTCCTTTTTCAAGATTTAAGGCTTGTGCTTGATTTGAGGGCATATCTTTTTTATAAATACGAGTGAGAATCTTGCCATTTGCGGCGTGGGTGTGCCATAAAGATTCGCATAGACGACATTGACATCACTCATTGCCTTTTTGAGCGCATTTTCATCAAGTGCATTACCCTCCACTACTTCCACACGCGCACTTTTGAGGTGGGAAAGTCGCTTTGAGTTTCGTAAATAAAGTTTCAAATCTACATTGGTGTTTTGTAAAAACATCGTAGTAGCTACCCTTGCGACACTCCCATTCGCACCGATAATCAGCACTTTGAGCCTTTCATCTTTGCCTTGTGTGCTTTGGGATTTCACATTTTGTGCGAAAAGTGGATAAGACGCATAAGCTGTGAATGCCACTGCTCCTGCAAGTTGTGCTAGATTCTTTAAAAAGTCCCTACGATTTGCATTATTGCTCCTTTATTAGAATCTAAAACGCGCAACTTTGCGCTTACTAAAGCTCTATTTGTCAAAAACCTTTTTCAAATGCGCTTCATAGTCTTTGATATATTGTTCCACTTGCGGATTTTTGACAACATCATTACAGATAAAGCTTGGCAAAGCCTGCATTCCCATAAACTCGTGTGCTTTGTGTAAATGCAAATACACGCCATCTACCCCCACTCCCTCAAAAAATCCATTTTTTTCTGTAAAAACCCCAAGCGGTGCATTCCAAGTAACGCTAAACATTACCCTTTTGCCTTGAGACAAGCCCCCGCTGCCATATTTTAAGCTCTCATCTTTGCGGCTGCGCCCATCGTTTTTAAAGAGAATCCCCGCACCCTCCATATAAACCTCATCAATGTATTTTTTCACAATCCAAGGCTCGCCCATCCACCACGCAGGCATTTGATAGATGATTGCATCGCTTTGAAGCCATTTTTGCACCTCTACTTGCTCCTCATAACCCTTATCAATATGCGTTTGCAAAATCTCAAAGCCAAGATTCTCTAAAGTCTGCTTTGCGACATCGTGCAAAGTTTGGCTAAGCCTCCCGCTATCCATTCCAAATTGTTTTAAGCCATTGAGTAATAATGCTTGCATTCTCTCTCCTTAAAAATTGATTTTGCAATTATACAGCCTGATAGTTAGTATCTGTCAAGGGGGCAGAAGCACAGCAAGGATAAAAACCCAGCGACCTCAACCCTTAAGCTACCATAAAAACTTTTGTTATAATTCTAGCTTTATTTATTAAGGGGCAAGGAAAGAATTATTAAATTTTCTCTATATCTTTGCACCCATTTGTTCTAGGCGGAGGATTCTTTGCTCTAAGGGTGGGTGCGTGGCAAAAATCATAGCACGACAAGGTAGGAAAAACATATGTGCGCAAGAACTTGCTTTAGGGTTGGTAAGATAGGTGGGCTTTTTGGGAGAATCTTCACTTGCTTCATAAGTGCTTGAAACCTGTGCAATTTTTTGCAGAGCGGATTTTATACCTTGAGGATTGCGTGTGTATTGTGTGCTTGAGGCATCAGCTAGAAATTCCTTTTGACGCGAAATTGCCGCTTGAATGATTTGCGCAAAGAGCATACCAATATATCCAAGTGCAAAAAACACAAGCGCAATGGCAACGAGTAAAGCAAAGGCTTTACCATCATTTTTAGAGCGAGAAGTCCTTGTGGAGCTATTGCTCACCGCCCTAAGCAACACTTCACCCACCACCACTACGCAACTTAATGCAAATACAAGCGCGAAGATTCTAAGATTGAGCGCAACATCACGATGAAAAGCGTGTGAAAACTCGTGCCCTATCACGCCTTGCAACTCATCTCGACTTAGAGTATTTAGCGCACCTTGCGTTACAAAAATCGCTATTTTTTCTTTCTCTTTGCCAAAATATTCCCCGCTACACATTGCGTTAATACCTTTCTCCTCTTTGAGAATAAACACGCGTGGCATTGGGCAAGAGGAGGCGATTGCCATTTCCGCGATAACATTTAAAAGCATTCGTTCTTTTTGTTTTAAACTACTAGATTCTGTAATTTCTGTGGCATTGAGTGTTTTTGCGAGTTTGTCAATGCTATGTTTTGCCAAAGAGAATTGTTGAAAAATAAAGGTGCAAAAAATCACCGCAACTAAGACAAATGCTAAAGCTAGAGAAATAAGAAAATTTTGAGTAGAATTATCCGCTACAAGAACCATTCTTCTAGGTGGGAAATCAAAAGAATAAGAATGTGGCACAGCTACATTGAACCGACTAGGATTATCTAGCAAAGTAAAAATCAGTCCAAAGCAAGAAAAAGCAGTCAAAAAAATCAAAAAAAGCATTATGAAAAAGAGAGCATTGCACCATAAAATCTTAAATTGTGCAGCGTCTTTATGCTCCCAAAATGTATTGGATAGCTTCACTTCCCTACCCAAAATAGCACGTGTGATAAAAAATAAAATGAGTGTGCAGAATGCGACAAAGACAAGAAGTGCAATGAGGGTTTTGATATTAAAAAAATACCAAGTGGGCACATCAAAACCTAAAGATGTGCGTATGTCTGCAAAAGATCTTATGAAATCTACAATTTGTGAAGAAGAATTGGTTAGTAAAATTAAAATGAATAGTGCAGAAATAATGTAAATAATCTCCAAAGAAAATGCTTGTTTATCCTTAAATTTTTCAACTAAGCCTATTAATATTCCAATCGTAAGAGCCATAAGCAGAATCTTAACGCTTAAAGGAATAGTTGAAAGAAAGGGATTTTCAAAAAAATAAAAAAGGATAGATTTTATATCCATCAATGCACCGTTACAATATCATAATATCAAAACTGCACTTTGGGCGCTTGGTTTAATACCTCGCGCTTCTCCTCAAACTCTAGCAGAGGTAAATCTTGCGCGAATTGTGAAAAGAATCCCACAATAATATTAACTGGAAAGGTTTGTTTATAGGTATTGAAATTTGTTACATTATCATTATAGGCTTGACGCGCAAAAGCAATTTTATTCTCTGTGGAAGCTAACTCCTCACTTAGCTGCATCATCGTAGTATTTGACTTTAAGTCAGGGTAGGCTTCCATTGTCATATTGAAATTCATCAAGGCGTTTTGCAAAGATTTTTCAGCACTATTCAGTGCATTGATAGCATCGGGTGCATTTTTTGCAACATTGTCTAATGCGCCTTTTGCAGTGTTTCTTGCCTCTATGACTTTCATCAAAGTTTCTTGCTCGTGGCTTAGGTATTTTTTAGCGATTTCAATGAGATTTGGGATTAAATCATATCGCCGCTTGAGTTGCACATCAATTTGCGAAAAAGCATTTTGTGCGCGGTTTTTTAAGGTTACTAGAGAATTATAAGCACCAATAAGCCATATCACTCCAAAAGCAATAATACCAACAATGATAAGAATACTCCCAAATACCATTCTTTGCTCCTTTGTTGCAATTTAAAGCACGGATTATATCTTAAATAAGTTAAAATCCTTTTATGCTGTGAGCATTCTTAAATCCCTAAACCCTCAAGCCATTTTGTGAGTTTTGCCTTGCTTGTGCCGAAGTTAAAGCGTTTGCCCTCTTTAAAAATTGCATTAGGAGCGCAATTTTGCATATCGCGCGGGGCATTACTCAAATCACTTCCGCCACTTGTGCAAAAAGGCACGATGACTTTGCCCTTAAAATCGTGAGATTCTAAAAATGTGAAAATAATCTGTGGCGCACTATACCACCAAATGGGGAATCCAATGAATATGATGTCGTAGCTTGAAATCTCTATGTCTTTAGCGATTTGCGGACGCGAGGCTTTGTCTTTACACTCTTTTGTGCTGCGGCTTTGCTCATCTCTCCAATCCAAATCCACCTTGCTATAAGGCACTGCGGGGATTATCTCATAAAGCTTTGCATCTGCCACCTCTGCTAAGGCTAAAGCAACTTCCCTTGTGATTCCACTCGCGCTAAAAAATGCGACTAATGCTTTCATTTTTGCTTTTTCACCTGTTCTTTCAAAACCCTTTTGCACTCGCTAAAGCTAGAATGCCGATAATCCACTCCATTTTCAATCAAATCTGTATAAAGCTGCTCTTTGTATTCAAGCATTGCGATATTTTCCTTAGCTTTTGCAAGTTGGGCGAGATTCTTTTTCTTTTGCGCTTGAATGATTTTTAATCGCTCTTTTAATGTTTCATCGCCCTTATCACACAAATCTTTGTAATATTTAAGCTCTTTAATACTCATTCCAAGCTCACGATAAAGGTTAATCCAACAGAGCCAATCAATATCTTTTGGATTAAAAAGCCGTGTGCCGTTTTTGTCCTTATAAATGCGTGGAAAAAGTCCTTTATCTAGCCAAAAGCGAATCTTGCGTGAGGGAATGCCGCTTTTATGCTCTGCTTCTAAAATGGTGAAATTCATCTCATCTCCTTTTAAAGTTTTTAACCAAGTTTTTGAGGCTTATAAAATGACATTATAAACCCTAACACTTAGTGTTTGTCAAGGGGCAAATAAGATTTTAAAATCTCACAGCCCCACACTCTTTGCCGCATCGCTATTGGGTGCGTATCTATCCCCTATGATGACAATCTTGCTTAATTCCTTATTGATTTCTTTTAGCTCGTTAAGGCTAAAGTGCAATAAACTTGCGTTAAGATTCTCCTCTAGTCTGTGGATTTTCGTGGTTTCAGGGATTGGAATGACAAAGCTTTTGTTTGAAAGAATCCACGCTAAGGCGACTTGCGCGACACTTGCAGGTTTGCCATTAATGCTTTTGCTCTGTGCTACCTTTTTGATAAATTCAATCACACTTTGATTTGCCTCTAGGGCTTCTTTGGTGTAGCGAGGCATAGACGCGCGGAAGTCAAGGGTAGGGTGAAATTTCGTATCTTTGGTGAAATCCCCACCTAAAAATCCTCTATCAAGTGGAGAATAAGCAACAATCGTGATTCCTAGCTTTTGGCAAGTGTCCATTATGCCATTTTGCTCTAATTCACGGAATGCCATAGAGTATTGACTCTGCATTGCCACAGGGGCAAAGACTTTGTGCGCCCTCTCTATTGTCTTAATCCCTGCTTCGCCTAACGCCCACGCTTTGATTTTGCCCATTTTGACTAAATCTTTCATCGTCCCTGCCACTTCCTCAATAGGCGTATCAATATCCACTCTGTGTTGCGTATAGAGGTCAATGCAATCCCTTTGCAATCGTTTCAAGCTCCCATCAACTGCGCGCATAATAGACTTGCGGCTAGAATCTAGCTGTTGTTTGCCAAAGGGATAGTAAAAGCCAAATTTGGTATTGATGATAATTTTGTCTTTATAGCCTTTCAAAGCCTCGCCCAAAAGCTCCTCATTGGTGTGTGGTCCATACACTTCAGCGGTATCAAAGAATGTATATCCCAAATCCACCGCTTTATGCAAAAGCTTAATCATCTCTTTTTTATCTCTTGCCGGTCCGTGATTTGCGCTCATTCCCATACAACCTAAGCCAATCGCGGAGACTTTGAAATCGCCAATTTTTCTTTGTGGAATTGCTGTTTTTGTCATTTTTGCCTCCTTAGCATTTGCAAAAGTTTGTGCGCCTAAAAATGCCATTGTGGCAAGTGCTGCGCTTGTCTTTAAAAATGTGCGTCTTGAATGCAAAGCCGTGCCCTGTGGTGTGAAATGTTCTTGCATTTTTATCCTTTTTGTATTGAATTTTAAAATATTTTGTAATTATAAAGCCTGACACTTAGTGTTTGTCAAGGGGTTTTGGGGAAAATATAGAGAAAATAAGGTTTTGTTTGATTTCTTTACTATTAAATTGGGGCTTAATTTATATGAATTCTAATGGAATTGTTAAAACCCAGATTCACAAAGCGCAAAGTTCTTTATAGCTTTTTGCACCTGCTTGTTTCAAAATAAATGCTATTTTATAGTGTGCTTAATACCACTCGGTTAATGCTCTCTACTTCGTTGATGATTCTACTAGAATAGTTGTCTTTAGACTCTTTTGTGATTTCTTGCATATTTTTTAAAAACCCATATTCACATTTACAAAGATTTTGTTGATTAATCTTAATTGCTTCTTTGCTCTCATCAATGCCTATAAAGTTTCGCCCAAGCAAAAAAGATTCTCTCAAAAATCCTCCGCTTCCACAAAAGCAATCCATTACTAAGGAATCCACATTAGAGGACATTTGGATTATTCTTTTTAGCATTGCATTGTTTTTCTGTGTAGGATACATAGGGCTTTGCGTGTCTTTAAACTCCCAAATATCTTGAATCTTTTTACCCTTGCAATCTTTTGCATACACCTTTTTTCTAGGCACTCCATTTTTGCTCCACTCAATCAGTCCGGCTTTTTCTAGCTTATCTAACTCGTTTAAAGAGCAACGCCAATGTCTGCCCTCTGGAGGTTTTAAGCCATTCCATTCTTGTCCGCTTTCTCCCTTTTGCGTAACTCCGGGTGCGTGAAGCGGAATCGTAGTATAGTATCCTCTTTCATCTTGCTTTTTAAATCGTTTATGTAAATCATTTTTTGTGATTTCCTCACAAACTTCATTCCAAACATATTGATTGCTTTTTACATAAAATAAGATTCTATCTTTGACATTCCCATAGGCTTTGCGTTTAAAGTTTTTAGGATTACATTTAATGCGCGCAATATCACTAATAAAATGCTCTCTCCCAAAAATCTCATCACAGAGGATTTTGACATAATGTCCCACCTTGTCATCAATGTGTAAATACAAACTCCCCTTTTCGCTCATTAATTCTTTGATTAATATTAAACGATAGTAGAGAAATTCCAAATAAGATTCTAAATTAAATTTATCTTTATAAGCAATTTGTGAATCTAAACTCGCGCTCATCGTGCTTCCTAGTCTAAAGGTATTATTTGTGGCAAAAGGAGGGTCAATATAGACTAAATCAATACTATTTTTAAAGGTTTTCCCCTGATTAAAGCTTTGATTTTGCAAGAGATTTTGCATAGCATTGCAATTATCATCAAAAATAAGCAAATTTTTTTGATTGTAATCCCCTTGCAATTCTCTGCGTAATGGAAGTTTTAGAAAATCTTGCGGAGATTGAAAAGAGCTAAAAAAATCAAACATTACTACACCTGATAGAGAAAGTCTCTTAAGAGGAGAGCAGATAAAACATTATGATTTTGATAAATGCTTGTGAGTGTTTCAAACATTTTGTTTTTACCTTGAATATAACATACTCCATCTAAAATTGCTACTTTGATAATATTTTGCGTTAAAGGGGTGTTAAGCAAACTCATTGCGTCCTCAAGCTGGGCATTTTGATGTCCGCCAAAATCACTTAGAAACTTTGCCTCGCCGATAATCATTTTCCCATTAAATCTTGCGATGAAATCTAAGCCTTTTAAACGAGTATAGCCCAAATGTTCTTTTGCAAATTCTTGCATAGCCAAATCTGAAGCGTTTAAGATAGCATTTTCGTTAGTATTCTTAAATATCTCTAGACTAACAGGCTGGACTCCTAAAATACCACTATTAACCCACCGCTTAAAAAGCGGTCCTATTTGGCGATTCGTTTCTTTTGGTTGTGAGAGATTTTCGTAAATTTTATTTAATCCCATTTCTTTTAATCTCCCACAAATTCTTGCTATCGTTGCGGGATTTCTTTTGATTGCGCTCTTATCACGCCTTAGATATGCGATATAAGAATCCTTGATAGGAAACAAATCAAAATCAAGCAAAGATTCTATTATTTTTTCTTGCTCATTTGCGTTAAAGGCTTTTTCAAATCTATCCCATTTGATAGAATCTATCTCTCTTATATTATCCGGGCTCATAGGATATACTCTAAAAAGCTGGTCTAAATAATTTCTTTGATTCGCTAGTTCTATACTTTGGCTTAGAAAATGGTTCATTTGATAACCCTTTTATAATATTCTAGCCCAAATACAAACTTTTTCATCTCTTGTCTCCAAATCAAAGTAGCCTAACATTATAGCAAAAAAGCCTAATAAATGCCACTTTTTCTAGTGTAACGGTGCAATCTCATCAAGCGCACTTAGGGCGTTTAATCTTCTAGGGTAGCCGATGTAAGGCACAAGTGCGGTGATGACAGAGATGAGTTTGCCTCTATCATTTCCTGCTCTT from Helicobacter typhlonius includes these protein-coding regions:
- the yedF gene encoding sulfurtransferase-like selenium metabolism protein YedF encodes the protein MQQEIIPNFRLDLQGEPCPYPAVRTLEVLPELKSGEILEVLSDCPQSINNIPIDAKNHGYEVLGVEQLGATIRYLIKKP
- a CDS encoding BspA family leucine-rich repeat surface protein, which produces MKKQIIFGFVFLACVGAVAFGIKALRDSKSLVSENVESVLLQDTQNNIATLNNADSISTGVSQNPNETYILPPIIPEVPLPEGLEAKDFKFNQQDKPHFKHPYDPDNYTYDFPLLELKDSQGHSLFELPDKPTEMMIPVNQKDNEIIYATPYFILKENTLDKSFGVTLIGKNEKAILMFGEIDPEETCCQFYSIPNGLEFSVDFAKVIGDYFIFYDSQSKRTAIARILYDGEKKLAHWWLYNHGYIEVTEDFEINGLLLSDDIFKSVYYDGIYGGQNKSAESEESEVMYIAIDDKGIFHPKDKYELYYLLTSENIDFKNIDTSNITDMSFLYALECELDYDDFFSFWGCMRDKNAPSFQPSDFSHFDVSNVTNMSYMFAGVTWEFDGLNEWDTSKVESMEGMFANASAFNAPLDKWNVSNVKNMQFMFTGAISFNQPLNAWNVSNVKNMSEMFWNAESFNQPLNQWNVENVVNMTYIFKNASTFNQDLNMWKVSRMLEMEYNCDCLAEETFKGTPLESHLPNWVYKLTEKEQAKLESIPKKGIIYYPQDKEELILLLRQPIRIALDHIDTSAITDMAGLFSEYVYYRHSGCQIQKWNVSNVKTMRAMFKDVKSLNCDLSGWDISNVEDMSEMFENTSMSFSLEQWGEQLKSNVKQEAMFKNTPLESNLPQWYRKK
- a CDS encoding outer membrane beta-barrel protein — protein: MKTIKKCVLSSAVALALASSASFAEESGAFVGVGVGYGGSQVKSGEKMNLDGISYEIIAGYKQFFTPNFGLRYYANFAYADASGKPKDSSEKIKGNVMDYGVNVDALYNFVTGGTDFGAFLGLGLGANTWGGKSFKDAKMDKTGFNLALNVGLRSVIAQHHSMEIAARVPFIATTLQAAATGTPKMTGSHTYNVGVRYIFSF
- a CDS encoding NAD(P)H-binding protein, with protein sequence MAFTAYASYPLFAQNVKSQSTQGKDERLKVLIIGANGSVARVATTMFLQNTNVDLKLYLRNSKRLSHLKSARVEVVEGNALDENALKKAMSDVNVVYANLYGTPTPQMARFSLVFIKKICPQIKHKP
- a CDS encoding NAD(P)H-dependent oxidoreductase, with amino-acid sequence MQALLLNGLKQFGMDSGRLSQTLHDVAKQTLENLGFEILQTHIDKGYEEQVEVQKWLQSDAIIYQMPAWWMGEPWIVKKYIDEVYMEGAGILFKNDGRSRKDESLKYGSGGLSQGKRVMFSVTWNAPLGVFTEKNGFFEGVGVDGVYLHLHKAHEFMGMQALPSFICNDVVKNPQVEQYIKDYEAHLKKVFDK
- a CDS encoding M48 family metalloprotease; the encoded protein is MDIKSILFYFFENPFLSTIPLSVKILLMALTIGILIGLVEKFKDKQAFSLEIIYIISALFILILLTNSSSQIVDFIRSFADIRTSLGFDVPTWYFFNIKTLIALLVFVAFCTLILFFITRAILGREVKLSNTFWEHKDAAQFKILWCNALFFIMLFLIFLTAFSCFGLIFTLLDNPSRFNVAVPHSYSFDFPPRRMVLVADNSTQNFLISLALAFVLVAVIFCTFIFQQFSLAKHSIDKLAKTLNATEITESSSLKQKERMLLNVIAEMAIASSCPMPRVFILKEEKGINAMCSGEYFGKEKEKIAIFVTQGALNTLSRDELQGVIGHEFSHAFHRDVALNLRIFALVFALSCVVVVGEVLLRAVSNSSTRTSRSKNDGKAFALLVAIALVFFALGYIGMLFAQIIQAAISRQKEFLADASSTQYTRNPQGIKSALQKIAQVSSTYEASEDSPKKPTYLTNPKASSCAHMFFLPCRAMIFATHPPLEQRILRLEQMGAKI
- a CDS encoding LemA family protein; protein product: MVFGSILIIVGIIAFGVIWLIGAYNSLVTLKNRAQNAFSQIDVQLKRRYDLIPNLIEIAKKYLSHEQETLMKVIEARNTAKGALDNVAKNAPDAINALNSAEKSLQNALMNFNMTMEAYPDLKSNTTMMQLSEELASTENKIAFARQAYNDNVTNFNTYKQTFPVNIIVGFFSQFAQDLPLLEFEEKREVLNQAPKVQF
- a CDS encoding flavodoxin is translated as MKALVAFFSASGITREVALALAEVADAKLYEIIPAVPYSKVDLDWRDEQSRSTKECKDKASRPQIAKDIEISSYDIIFIGFPIWWYSAPQIIFTFLESHDFKGKVIVPFCTSGGSDLSNAPRDMQNCAPNAIFKEGKRFNFGTSKAKLTKWLEGLGI
- a CDS encoding MerR family transcriptional regulator; protein product: MNFTILEAEHKSGIPSRKIRFWLDKGLFPRIYKDKNGTRLFNPKDIDWLCWINLYRELGMSIKELKYYKDLCDKGDETLKERLKIIQAQKKKNLAQLAKAKENIAMLEYKEQLYTDLIENGVDYRHSSFSECKRVLKEQVKKQK
- a CDS encoding aldo/keto reductase: MQEHFTPQGTALHSRRTFLKTSAALATMAFLGAQTFANAKEAKMTKTAIPQRKIGDFKVSAIGLGCMGMSANHGPARDKKEMIKLLHKAVDLGYTFFDTAEVYGPHTNEELLGEALKGYKDKIIINTKFGFYYPFGKQQLDSSRKSIMRAVDGSLKRLQRDCIDLYTQHRVDIDTPIEEVAGTMKDLVKMGKIKAWALGEAGIKTIERAHKVFAPVAMQSQYSMAFRELEQNGIMDTCQKLGITIVAYSPLDRGFLGGDFTKDTKFHPTLDFRASMPRYTKEALEANQSVIEFIKKVAQSKSINGKPASVAQVALAWILSNKSFVIPIPETTKIHRLEENLNASLLHFSLNELKEINKELSKIVIIGDRYAPNSDAAKSVGL